A single region of the Vagococcus teuberi genome encodes:
- a CDS encoding ACT domain-containing protein: MSQNYLIVNQEVLPDVFSKVIEAKKLLNSGDFKNVSEVVNEVGLSRSAFYKYKDHVFVADKTAQIRKTLISFNLTDKKGLLSSVLNRLSELGGNVLTINQNIPSKTLQQSLLRC; the protein is encoded by the coding sequence ATGTCACAGAACTATCTAATCGTCAATCAAGAAGTATTACCAGACGTTTTCTCAAAGGTAATCGAAGCAAAAAAATTATTAAACTCAGGAGATTTTAAAAATGTGAGTGAGGTTGTTAATGAAGTTGGCCTATCTCGAAGTGCGTTTTATAAGTACAAAGACCATGTGTTTGTCGCTGATAAAACGGCACAAATTAGAAAAACACTTATCTCTTTTAACTTAACCGATAAAAAAGGATTGTTGTCGTCTGTGTTAAACCGCTTGTCAGAACTTGGGGGAAATGTTTTGACGATTAATCAAAACATTCCATCCAAGACACTGCAACAGTCGCTACTCAGATGTTGA
- the thrB gene encoding homoserine kinase, with product MVCIKVPATSANVGVGFDTLGLAVTFYGECEVELSDKLEITGCPVAFQTEDNLIYQSYKYVLDDLKRPVTPIKLQIDSDIPFARGLGSSAVCIVSGVLAANELHQLHLSQDELVKYCTQIEGHPDNVVPALLGGLSASYQMNDDIFFQHYPVDESYQFVAFVPDFTLETSVARGVLPESYPLKTVVANQAKLLFLLDALKTGDAANLDKFLDDGIHQPYRKKLIDEYDIVEHIAKESGAKGFYISGSGSTLMGIFTSQVDMKGLNTSLSTLKHKWKALDLLVDYKGAEVCHRTI from the coding sequence ATGGTGTGTATTAAAGTTCCGGCAACATCTGCCAATGTCGGTGTCGGGTTTGACACATTAGGTTTAGCTGTGACGTTTTATGGTGAGTGTGAGGTTGAATTATCAGACAAGTTGGAGATTACAGGGTGTCCTGTGGCATTTCAGACAGAAGATAATTTAATTTATCAGTCATACAAATACGTGCTAGATGACTTAAAACGACCTGTGACACCAATTAAATTACAGATAGATAGTGATATTCCGTTTGCACGTGGTTTGGGTAGTAGTGCAGTGTGTATCGTGTCAGGTGTACTAGCAGCCAATGAGTTGCATCAGCTTCATTTAAGCCAAGATGAGTTGGTGAAGTATTGTACTCAAATTGAAGGGCACCCTGATAATGTGGTACCTGCTTTATTAGGGGGATTAAGTGCCTCTTATCAAATGAATGACGATATTTTTTTCCAGCATTACCCAGTTGATGAGTCGTATCAATTTGTGGCTTTTGTTCCCGATTTTACGTTGGAAACATCAGTCGCACGAGGAGTGTTACCTGAAAGCTATCCGCTAAAAACGGTCGTAGCCAATCAAGCAAAATTATTATTTTTATTAGACGCATTAAAAACAGGAGATGCGGCTAATTTAGATAAATTTTTAGATGATGGCATTCATCAGCCATACCGCAAAAAATTAATTGACGAATATGATATAGTAGAACATATCGCAAAAGAATCAGGAGCAAAAGGGTTTTATATTTCTGGTAGTGGCTCAACATTGATGGGAATTTTCACGTCACAAGTTGACATGAAAGGATTAAACACCTCACTTAGTACGTTGAAACATAAATGGAAGGCTCTTGATTTATTGGTAGATTATAAAGGAGCAGAAGTATGTCACAGAACTATCTAA
- the thrC gene encoding threonine synthase has protein sequence MEKKYQSTRNETINYSASQAILAGLSPDGGLFVLPNLDDVNLDVSTVLDKDYQEIASLVINQFFNEFSENNIKKCVKEAYTNTFSDEKITPLKKVGDDYVLELFHGPTCSFKDVALSLLPKLVNLSAKTQNNTNKRLILTATSGDTGKAALEGFKNDPLVDMIVYYPNNGVSTIQEKQMQTQDGGNVAVVSINGNFDDAQSNVKRLFHDEELVALLKEHHIEFSSANSVNIGRLIPQVVYYFASYAELVNTGEIKLGEKVDYIVPTGNFGNILAGYYAQQMGLPINKLICASNENNVLYDFLKTGEYDTNREFKKTSSPSMDILISSNLERMLFHLSGGDAHYVADLMNQLKTTGKFKISDELLHTIQETFGTGYATDKQVAEQIDKVYKEKGYLLDPHTAVASYVLENSPEKKEKTVILSTASPYKFVQEVSKDIPELAIDSSQDEFKLIDELEEKTNVYAPSQLKDLKHAPILHNQVIDIDEMKAIIIKQVGES, from the coding sequence ATGGAAAAAAAATATCAAAGTACAAGAAACGAAACAATTAACTATTCCGCTAGTCAAGCGATTTTAGCAGGGTTAAGTCCTGATGGAGGATTGTTTGTCTTGCCTAACTTAGATGATGTGAATTTAGATGTATCGACTGTTTTAGATAAGGACTATCAAGAGATTGCTTCACTGGTTATCAATCAGTTTTTCAATGAGTTTTCAGAAAATAACATCAAAAAATGTGTGAAAGAGGCTTATACAAACACATTTAGCGATGAAAAAATCACGCCATTAAAAAAAGTAGGCGATGATTATGTTTTAGAATTATTCCACGGGCCAACTTGTTCATTTAAGGATGTTGCCTTATCACTGTTACCAAAACTAGTAAACTTATCAGCAAAAACACAAAATAATACGAACAAACGATTAATTTTAACCGCCACAAGTGGTGACACTGGTAAAGCTGCTTTGGAAGGATTTAAAAATGATCCGTTAGTTGATATGATTGTGTATTACCCAAATAATGGGGTATCAACTATTCAAGAAAAACAAATGCAAACACAAGATGGAGGAAACGTGGCGGTTGTGTCAATTAACGGAAACTTTGATGATGCGCAAAGTAATGTGAAACGTTTATTCCATGATGAAGAATTAGTGGCATTACTAAAAGAGCATCACATTGAATTCTCAAGTGCCAACTCAGTTAACATTGGTCGTTTAATTCCTCAAGTTGTTTACTATTTTGCATCATACGCAGAACTTGTTAATACGGGGGAAATTAAATTAGGTGAAAAAGTTGACTACATTGTGCCAACAGGAAACTTTGGTAATATTTTAGCCGGATATTACGCGCAACAAATGGGGCTACCAATCAATAAACTCATTTGTGCTTCAAACGAAAACAACGTATTATATGATTTCTTAAAAACAGGAGAATATGACACAAATCGTGAGTTTAAAAAGACGAGCTCACCAAGTATGGATATTTTAATTTCATCAAACTTAGAAAGAATGCTGTTCCATTTAAGTGGAGGAGATGCTCATTATGTGGCTGATTTGATGAATCAGTTAAAAACGACAGGGAAATTCAAAATTTCTGACGAGTTATTACACACTATTCAAGAAACATTTGGAACAGGTTATGCAACAGATAAACAAGTAGCTGAACAAATCGATAAAGTATACAAAGAAAAAGGCTACCTACTTGATCCACATACAGCAGTGGCTTCTTATGTATTGGAAAATAGTCCTGAGAAGAAAGAAAAGACGGTTATTTTATCAACAGCTTCTCCTTATAAGTTTGTACAAGAAGTGAGCAAAGACATTCCAGAACTTGCGATTGATAGCTCACAAGACGAGTTTAAATTAATTGATGAGTTAGAAGAAAAAACAAACGTCTATGCACCAAGTCAGTTGAAAGACTTGAAACATGCGCCAATTTTACATAATCAAGTGATTGATATTGATGAGATGAAGGCTATTATTATTAAACAGGTAGGTGAGTCATAA
- a CDS encoding homoserine dehydrogenase — protein MKIAILGFGTVGSGVYEILQQKNLAKKFSVEKVWCRPNDTIDIPKFCSNIEDIINDKDIELVVEVLGGIDVPFDLISRMLKSKKHVVTANKAVIARHYDALTDLAKENGVSLNFEASVGGGIPWIKNVELASRIDAISKCYGVLNGTSNFILDTMLKEDQDFDDVLKEAQDLGYAESDPSADIDGFDVLNKLIISARKAFNKKLDPDDFFVHSMRQITKGDIHYFKQKGHIVKYIGEITHDEGVISLHAVPETFTEATIPSNNNIASLEGKTIGTLKFYGQGAGKLPTANAVVQDILDISKNISYIDTDNVENNDIIEKKINRYTFFIRTNETIDDALIKEKDGDYFITHPITLADIKKQTQLNDSLIVRVITQEDWHD, from the coding sequence ATGAAAATTGCAATCCTTGGTTTTGGAACAGTTGGTTCAGGTGTTTATGAAATTTTACAGCAAAAAAATTTAGCAAAAAAATTTAGCGTGGAAAAAGTATGGTGTCGTCCAAATGACACAATTGACATTCCAAAATTTTGTTCTAATATTGAAGACATTATAAACGATAAAGACATTGAACTGGTTGTCGAGGTATTAGGTGGCATTGATGTGCCGTTTGATTTAATCTCTCGCATGTTAAAAAGTAAAAAACATGTGGTCACTGCAAATAAAGCCGTTATCGCAAGACATTATGACGCATTAACTGATTTAGCAAAAGAAAATGGTGTGTCACTTAACTTTGAAGCAAGTGTTGGTGGTGGGATTCCATGGATTAAAAACGTGGAATTAGCTTCAAGAATCGATGCTATTTCAAAATGCTATGGTGTTTTAAATGGCACATCAAACTTTATCTTAGATACCATGTTAAAAGAAGACCAAGATTTTGATGATGTATTAAAAGAAGCCCAAGATTTAGGTTACGCAGAATCTGACCCAAGTGCAGATATTGATGGCTTTGATGTGTTAAATAAATTAATTATTTCAGCTAGAAAAGCATTCAATAAAAAACTCGATCCAGATGATTTCTTTGTTCACTCAATGAGACAAATCACAAAAGGCGATATTCATTACTTCAAACAAAAAGGCCATATTGTAAAATACATCGGTGAAATTACGCATGACGAAGGGGTTATCTCGTTACATGCTGTACCAGAAACATTTACAGAAGCGACGATTCCAAGTAACAATAATATCGCTAGTCTTGAAGGAAAAACAATTGGAACATTAAAATTCTACGGACAAGGTGCAGGTAAATTACCAACCGCTAATGCCGTTGTACAAGATATTTTAGATATTTCAAAAAATATTTCTTATATTGATACTGACAACGTTGAAAATAATGATATAATTGAAAAAAAAATAAATCGCTATACATTCTTTATTCGAACAAACGAAACAATTGATGATGCGCTAATTAAAGAAAAAGATGGTGATTATTTCATTACTCATCCTATTACATTAGCTGACATCAAAAAACAAACACAATTAAATGATTCTCTGATTGTAAGAGTGATTACTCAGGAGGATTGGCATGATTAA
- a CDS encoding aspartate kinase — protein sequence MIKVTKFGGSSVANATQFKKVKNIIDSDPTRTVVVTSASGKEQSDDHKMTDLLYLCYEHKRYGMPFDDLFQMIRDKLTRIEDELDLESTISEDLDFLYQKLSDSIDIDYLVSRGEYLTAKLLSNYLGFKFVDAKDIIIFKPNGQIDEKRSCKAIQNLIKESDKIVVPGFYGAYPDKSIHLMSRGGSDITGSFLANVMDAVCYENWTDVSGILKADPRIVNNPKQIETITYEELRELAYMGANVIHEEAVNPVRQKGIPIHILNTNDPQNRGTVITAEDEQEKRQAITGITGKKDFSIITVVKSHMSNDFGTIRKALECMEKYRIIVEHIPTGVDSFSLVVETAKLKPFYYEVISDLKASTQADKVSVIHDFALIAIVSRFMKNKTGMSGRLFSALGEQQINISLISQTSDELTIIIGVKNEDYNTTIQTIYYEFEGDDSL from the coding sequence ATGATTAAAGTAACAAAATTTGGCGGAAGCAGTGTTGCGAATGCCACTCAATTTAAAAAAGTTAAAAATATTATTGATAGTGACCCAACCCGTACTGTTGTGGTCACAAGTGCCAGTGGGAAAGAACAATCTGACGACCACAAAATGACCGATTTACTTTACCTATGCTATGAGCATAAACGTTACGGAATGCCATTTGATGATTTATTTCAAATGATTCGCGACAAATTAACTCGTATTGAAGATGAATTAGATCTTGAGTCAACGATTTCTGAAGACTTAGATTTTTTGTATCAAAAACTTTCTGATTCAATTGACATTGACTATCTTGTCAGTCGTGGGGAATACTTAACAGCTAAATTATTAAGCAATTATTTGGGATTTAAGTTTGTTGATGCAAAGGACATTATCATCTTTAAACCAAATGGCCAAATTGATGAAAAACGCTCATGCAAAGCCATTCAAAATCTTATTAAAGAATCTGATAAAATCGTCGTACCTGGTTTTTACGGGGCGTATCCTGATAAATCTATTCACTTGATGTCTCGTGGCGGAAGTGATATTACGGGAAGTTTCCTAGCAAATGTCATGGACGCTGTGTGTTATGAAAACTGGACAGATGTTTCTGGTATTTTAAAAGCCGATCCAAGAATCGTGAACAATCCAAAACAAATTGAAACCATTACCTATGAAGAATTACGTGAATTAGCTTATATGGGAGCTAATGTTATCCATGAGGAAGCAGTTAACCCTGTTAGACAAAAAGGGATTCCTATTCACATATTAAATACGAATGACCCACAAAATCGTGGAACAGTTATCACAGCTGAAGACGAGCAAGAAAAACGTCAAGCGATTACTGGGATTACAGGGAAGAAAGATTTCTCGATTATTACGGTTGTTAAATCCCACATGTCAAATGACTTTGGAACCATTCGAAAAGCACTCGAATGTATGGAAAAATACCGTATTATTGTCGAGCATATCCCAACTGGTGTGGATTCATTTTCTTTAGTGGTTGAAACAGCAAAATTAAAACCATTTTATTATGAAGTTATCTCTGATTTAAAAGCGAGTACACAAGCTGATAAAGTCAGTGTCATTCACGATTTCGCCCTTATTGCGATTGTGTCTCGTTTTATGAAAAACAAAACAGGCATGAGTGGGCGTTTGTTTAGCGCTCTTGGAGAGCAACAGATTAATATCTCACTTATTTCCCAAACAAGTGATGAATTAACCATTATTATTGGTGTTAAAAACGAAGATTATAATACCACGATTCAAACAATCTATTATGAATTTGAAGGAGACGATAGTTTATGA
- a CDS encoding aspartate-semialdehyde dehydrogenase produces the protein MSELTVAILGATGEVGKEMLNSLLERQIPIKELRLFASKRSTGQKVAFGDKELVIETLTTDCFEGIDVVLCALDDDIARIYLPEAKKQGCLIIDNSSIYRLDEDVPLVVPEVNPDDIYTNQGIIANPNCSTIIALVAIAQLHKKATINSMIVSTYQAVSGAGKQGIEELETQVVDISEGKSVTPHVFPYQIAYNLIPQIGGFNAEGHSSEEMKLQNEGRKILHHPTLDVTCTCVRVPVVRSHSEAITLFLDNDLSVEEARQIISETDGVKLVDNLDNQGYPMPLDTSNQDLVYVGRIRKSKVGNQSVLTLWCCGDQVRKGAATNAVQILEHYIKHSN, from the coding sequence ATGAGCGAGTTAACTGTAGCAATTTTAGGAGCCACTGGCGAAGTTGGAAAAGAGATGTTAAATTCTCTGTTAGAACGCCAGATTCCCATTAAAGAATTAAGATTATTTGCCTCTAAACGAAGTACTGGACAAAAAGTTGCGTTTGGTGACAAAGAATTAGTAATCGAAACATTAACAACAGACTGTTTTGAAGGAATTGATGTTGTCTTATGTGCGTTAGATGACGATATTGCTCGTATCTACCTGCCTGAAGCCAAAAAACAAGGTTGTTTAATTATTGATAATTCAAGTATTTATCGACTAGATGAAGACGTACCTTTAGTTGTACCAGAAGTGAATCCTGATGATATTTATACCAATCAAGGGATCATTGCAAACCCTAACTGTTCAACAATTATTGCACTTGTTGCCATTGCCCAACTACACAAAAAAGCAACTATCAATTCAATGATTGTGTCAACTTACCAAGCTGTTTCAGGTGCTGGTAAACAAGGGATTGAAGAACTTGAAACTCAAGTCGTTGATATTTCTGAAGGAAAAAGTGTGACTCCTCATGTCTTCCCTTATCAGATTGCCTATAATTTAATTCCGCAAATTGGTGGATTTAATGCTGAAGGGCATTCAAGCGAAGAAATGAAATTACAAAATGAAGGACGTAAAATCCTCCATCATCCAACACTTGATGTAACATGTACATGTGTGCGTGTTCCTGTCGTTCGTTCGCACTCCGAAGCGATCACTCTTTTCTTAGATAATGATTTGAGCGTTGAAGAAGCACGTCAAATCATCAGCGAAACTGACGGCGTGAAGTTAGTCGATAATTTAGACAACCAAGGTTACCCAATGCCACTTGATACATCTAACCAAGATTTAGTTTATGTTGGGCGTATCAGAAAAAGTAAAGTCGGTAATCAATCAGTCTTAACTCTGTGGTGTTGTGGCGACCAAGTAAGAAAAGGTGCTGCAACAAATGCCGTACAAATTTTAGAACACTACATAAAGCATTCTAACTAA
- a CDS encoding transposase codes for MPVELPKYVKDKFKIFGKFSQGVMNVFKYSYSNGFLEGINNKIKVIKRVAYGYRNFLLFKRRIFLIQNQVFQVK; via the coding sequence ATACCTGTTGAATTACCAAAGTATGTTAAAGACAAATTCAAGATATTTGGTAAGTTCTCCCAAGGAGTCATGAATGTCTTTAAATACTCCTATTCAAATGGTTTCTTAGAAGGCATTAATAATAAAATTAAAGTGATTAAACGTGTGGCCTATGGCTATCGAAACTTTTTACTATTCAAACGACGTATCTTTTTGATTCAAAATCAAGTTTTTCAGGTTAAATAA
- a CDS encoding DUF1304 domain-containing protein produces the protein MSIISTVLIVFVALEFFYIMYLETFATTSGVTSRVFNMTKEELKRNSVSTLFKNQGVYNGLIGVGLLYSVFLSKTSLEISRVLLVYIILVALYGSLTSDKKIILTQGGLAILALVSTFF, from the coding sequence ATGTCTATAATTTCAACTGTTTTAATCGTATTTGTTGCTTTGGAATTTTTCTATATCATGTATCTAGAGACTTTTGCAACTACATCAGGTGTAACGAGTAGAGTTTTTAATATGACAAAAGAAGAATTGAAAAGAAATTCTGTAAGTACCTTATTTAAAAATCAAGGGGTATATAATGGTCTAATTGGTGTAGGATTGTTGTATAGTGTATTTTTATCAAAGACTTCACTTGAAATTAGTCGGGTATTATTAGTTTATATAATTTTAGTTGCTTTATATGGTAGTTTAACAAGTGATAAAAAGATTATTTTAACACAAGGTGGTTTAGCCATTCTAGCACTTGTTTCAACCTTCTTTTAA
- a CDS encoding putative quinol monooxygenase, with protein sequence MKIIQANFYVKNDKREDFLADIVPLIASTRLEEGCLLYDLYESVEKKNQFVMIEHWKNQESIDKHNQNPLLINLFGKMSEYAEKKTELIITENEE encoded by the coding sequence ATGAAAATTATACAAGCAAATTTTTATGTAAAAAATGATAAAAGAGAGGATTTTTTAGCGGATATAGTACCTTTAATTGCTTCTACACGATTGGAAGAAGGTTGCTTGCTATATGATTTATATGAATCAGTGGAAAAGAAAAATCAATTTGTGATGATTGAACATTGGAAAAACCAAGAATCAATTGATAAACATAACCAAAATCCACTATTAATAAACTTATTTGGAAAAATGTCAGAATATGCTGAGAAGAAAACAGAATTAATTATCACAGAAAATGAGGAATAG
- a CDS encoding nitroreductase family protein: MSKNLVNNDFSEIIFGRKSVRGYDETVKISHEEMLEMIQEATTAPSSVNMQPWRFVVVESDEQKSKLKPLIRFNTKQNDTSSAMVLIFGDMQCYELGEDIYNQAVEEGKMPAEVRDQQLAAIIPYYKNFTKEQMNDVVKIDSSLVAMQFMLIARAHGYETNPIGGFESDQLAEAFGLDKERYVPVMILSIGKEKEAGYTSVRLAAEKITEFK; the protein is encoded by the coding sequence ATGTCAAAAAATTTGGTAAACAATGATTTTTCAGAAATTATATTTGGAAGAAAATCTGTTCGTGGATATGATGAAACAGTAAAAATATCTCATGAAGAAATGCTTGAAATGATTCAAGAAGCAACGACTGCACCATCATCAGTTAATATGCAACCTTGGCGTTTTGTCGTTGTTGAGAGTGATGAACAAAAATCTAAACTAAAACCATTAATTCGTTTCAATACAAAGCAAAATGATACTTCCTCAGCAATGGTTTTGATTTTTGGTGACATGCAATGCTATGAATTAGGGGAAGATATTTACAACCAAGCAGTTGAAGAAGGTAAAATGCCAGCTGAAGTAAGAGACCAACAATTGGCTGCAATTATTCCATATTACAAAAATTTTACTAAAGAACAAATGAATGATGTAGTAAAAATTGATTCAAGTTTAGTTGCGATGCAATTCATGCTCATTGCTCGGGCACATGGATATGAAACGAATCCAATTGGAGGATTCGAGTCTGATCAGTTAGCAGAAGCTTTTGGGTTAGATAAAGAGAGATATGTACCAGTAATGATTTTATCTATCGGAAAAGAGAAAGAAGCTGGATATACTTCTGTTCGATTGGCTGCTGAAAAAATCACTGAATTTAAATGA
- a CDS encoding MarR family winged helix-turn-helix transcriptional regulator — protein MNLRKLSKLFYQLKLANQEMTTKFEKETGFSITRYELMLFLKENGQCSQTNLQHELKIDSAAVTRHLKILEEKNYVIRERNKNNNREVVVRITENATKELEHCEREFGHPNKTMMSPLNEEEENTLLNLLTKLVK, from the coding sequence ATGAATTTAAGAAAACTTAGCAAACTATTTTATCAACTTAAACTTGCCAATCAAGAAATGACTACTAAATTTGAAAAAGAAACAGGATTTAGTATTACACGTTATGAATTAATGTTATTTCTGAAAGAGAATGGACAGTGTTCGCAAACAAATTTGCAACATGAGTTGAAAATAGATAGTGCTGCGGTCACTAGACATTTAAAGATTTTAGAAGAAAAAAATTATGTTATACGTGAAAGAAACAAAAATAATAATCGAGAAGTTGTTGTTAGAATTACAGAGAATGCAACAAAAGAACTGGAACATTGTGAAAGAGAATTTGGTCATCCAAATAAAACGATGATGTCGCCATTGAATGAGGAAGAAGAAAATACTCTACTAAATTTATTAACAAAATTAGTGAAATAA